A genomic stretch from Lathyrus oleraceus cultivar Zhongwan6 chromosome 2, CAAS_Psat_ZW6_1.0, whole genome shotgun sequence includes:
- the LOC127120723 gene encoding probable LRR receptor-like serine/threonine-protein kinase At1g63430 isoform X1, which translates to MNFFTSLLFLSFISTLSLVDSQTLPQNEVWALTSFKEAIYEDPNLALSNWNMLESDLCNWFGVTCTISGDHVVKLNISGSSLKGFLARELGQITYLQELILHGNNLIGTIPKELCMLKSLQVLDLGMNHLSGPIPTEIGNLTLLVNINLQSNGLTGRLPPELGNLRYLQELWLDSNRLQGPIPASGTYSFASTMHGMYVSRENATGLCRSPQLKLADFSYNFLVGSIPKCLEYLPRLSFQGNCLQSNDPKQRPSTQCGGASPAKSQPVASNEYHQIADHARKHHGASEPTWLLALEIVAGTMVGSLFLVAALATVQRCNNKSSIIIPWKKSSSLKDHTAVYIGSVSLFYTFYLCRTVRVCFEVNNWIADPDMLKDVRRYSRQELEEACEDFSNIIGSSPDSVVYKGTMKGGPEIAVISLCIKEESWTGYLELYFQREVAELAKLDHENTGKLLGYCRESNPFSRMLVFDYASNGTLHEHLHCYEEGCQFSWTRRMKIVIGIARGLKYLHTEVEPPFTISELNSSAVYLTEEFSPKLVDFESWKTILERSEKNSGTISSQGAVCVLPNSLEARHLDTNGNVHAFGVLLLEIISGRLPHCKEKGYLVDWAKDYLEKPEVMSHLVNPELKNFRQDDLKVICEVIALCINPDTAVRPSMRELYSMLESRIDTTVSVDLKSTSSLAWAELALLS; encoded by the exons ATGAATTTTTTTACTTCATTGTTGtttctctctttcatttcaaCTCTCTCTCTTGTGGATTCTCAAACTCTACCTCAAAATGAAG tTTGGGCACTTACAAGCTTTAAAGAAGCTATCTATGAAGACCCAAATCTAGCTTTATCAAATTGGAATATGCTAGAATCAGATCTTTGTAACTGGTTTGGTGTCACTTGCACTATTTCTGGAGATCATGTCGTCAAGCT AAATATATCGGGTTCATCATTGAAGGGTTTTCTTGCGAGGGAGTTGGGGCAAATTACCTATTTGCAAGAACT AATTTTGCACGGGAACAATCTAATTGGAACTATACCGAAAGAGTTGTGCATGTTGAAATCTCTCCAGGTGTTGGATTTGGGAATGAATCACTTAAGTGGACCAATTCCTACAGAGATTGGAAATTTAACTCTACTTGTGAACAT AAACCTGCAGTCCAACGGGTTGACTGGTAGATTACCTCCTGAGCTTGGAAATTTGAGATACCTTCAAGAACTTTGGCTCGATAGTAACAGGCTTCAAGGACCCATTCCTGCTAGTGGCACTTATAGTTTTGCTTCAACTATGCATGGAAT GTATGTTTCTAGAGAGAATGCAACTGGCTTGTGCCGTTCACCTCAGTTAAAATTAGCAGACTTTTCATATAACTTTTTAGTTGGTAGCATACCAAAATGCCTGGAGTATCTTCCAAG GTTAAGCTTTCAAGGAAACTGCCTCCAGAGCAATGATCCAAAGCAGCGGCCTTCCACACAATGTGGTGGTGCTTCACCTGCCAAGAGTCAGCCAGTCGCCAGCAACGAATACCACCAAATAGCTGATCATGCACGCAAACATCACGGAGCTTCGGAACCTACTTGGCTTTTGGCTCTAGAAATAGTAGCAGGAACTATGGTCGGTTCTCTCTTTCTAGTTGCGGCTCTCGCTACTGTTCAAAGATGCAACAACAAATCATCTATCATTATTCCTTGGAAAAAATCTTCCAGCCTGAAAGATCACACTGCAGTATATATAGGTTCAGTTTCTTTGTTTTATACTTTCTATTTATGTCGAACAGTTCGAGTTTGTTTTGAAGTTAATAATTGGATTGCAGACCCGGATATGCTAAAGGATGTGAGAAGGTATAGCAGACAAGAGCTTGAAGAGGCGTGCGAAGACTTCAGCAACATAATTGGGTCCTCACCGGACAGTGTGGTCTACAAGGGAACCATGAAAGGTGGACCTGAGATCGCTGTAATTTCTCTCTGCATCAAGGAGGAGAGTTGGACAGGATATCTGGAACTCTACTTCCAGAGAGAG GTGGCAGAATTGGCAAAGTTAGATCATGAGAATACTGGAAAACTACTGGGATATTGTAGAGAGAGCAATCCGTTTTCAAGGATGTTGGTTTTTGATTATGCCTCAAATGGGACACTCCACGAGCATTTACATTGCT ATGAAGAAGGATGCCAGTTCTCCTGGACACGGCGTATGAAAATTGTCATAGGCATTGCACGTGGACTCAAGTATTTGCACACAGAAGTTGAACCTCCGTTCACTATCTCAGAGCTGAATTCTAGTGCTGTATACCTTACAGAAGAATTTTCCCCTAAG TTGGTTGACTTTGAAAGTTGGAAGACAATTCTTGAAAGATCAGAAAAGAATTCCGGTACTATTAGCAGCCAAGGTGCTGTTTGTGTTCTTCCAAACTCCCTCGAGGCACGCCATCTTGATACCAACGGGAACGTACATGCTTTTGGAGTACTTCTACTAGAGATAATCAGTGGGCGGCTTCCACACTGTAAGGAGAAAGGTTACTTGGTAGATTGG GCGAAAGACTATCTTGAAAAGCCAGAAGTAATGTCACATTTGGTGAATCCTGAACTGAAGAATTTTAGACAGGATGACCTCAAAGTGATATGCGAGGTGATAGCTCTATGTATCAATCCTGATACAGCTGTGCGTCCATCTATGCGGGAATTATATAGCATGCTGGAGAGCAGAATCGACACAACAGTAAGCGTGGATCTCAAGTCGACGTCATCTTTGGCTTGGGCTGAACTTGCACTTTTATCATAA
- the LOC127120723 gene encoding probable LRR receptor-like serine/threonine-protein kinase At1g63430 isoform X2, whose protein sequence is MNFFTSLLFLSFISTLSLVDSQTLPQNEVWALTSFKEAIYEDPNLALSNWNMLESDLCNWFGVTCTISGDHVVKLNISGSSLKGFLARELGQITYLQELILHGNNLIGTIPKELCMLKSLQVLDLGMNHLSGPIPTEIGNLTLLVNINLQSNGLTGRLPPELGNLRYLQELWLDSNRLQGPIPASGTYSFASTMHGMYVSRENATGLCRSPQLKLADFSYNFLVGSIPKCLEYLPRLSFQGNCLQSNDPKQRPSTQCGGASPAKSQPVASNEYHQIADHARKHHGASEPTWLLALEIVAGTMVGSLFLVAALATVQRCNNKSSIIIPWKKSSSLKDHTAVYIDPDMLKDVRRYSRQELEEACEDFSNIIGSSPDSVVYKGTMKGGPEIAVISLCIKEESWTGYLELYFQREVAELAKLDHENTGKLLGYCRESNPFSRMLVFDYASNGTLHEHLHCYEEGCQFSWTRRMKIVIGIARGLKYLHTEVEPPFTISELNSSAVYLTEEFSPKLVDFESWKTILERSEKNSGTISSQGAVCVLPNSLEARHLDTNGNVHAFGVLLLEIISGRLPHCKEKGYLVDWAKDYLEKPEVMSHLVNPELKNFRQDDLKVICEVIALCINPDTAVRPSMRELYSMLESRIDTTVSVDLKSTSSLAWAELALLS, encoded by the exons ATGAATTTTTTTACTTCATTGTTGtttctctctttcatttcaaCTCTCTCTCTTGTGGATTCTCAAACTCTACCTCAAAATGAAG tTTGGGCACTTACAAGCTTTAAAGAAGCTATCTATGAAGACCCAAATCTAGCTTTATCAAATTGGAATATGCTAGAATCAGATCTTTGTAACTGGTTTGGTGTCACTTGCACTATTTCTGGAGATCATGTCGTCAAGCT AAATATATCGGGTTCATCATTGAAGGGTTTTCTTGCGAGGGAGTTGGGGCAAATTACCTATTTGCAAGAACT AATTTTGCACGGGAACAATCTAATTGGAACTATACCGAAAGAGTTGTGCATGTTGAAATCTCTCCAGGTGTTGGATTTGGGAATGAATCACTTAAGTGGACCAATTCCTACAGAGATTGGAAATTTAACTCTACTTGTGAACAT AAACCTGCAGTCCAACGGGTTGACTGGTAGATTACCTCCTGAGCTTGGAAATTTGAGATACCTTCAAGAACTTTGGCTCGATAGTAACAGGCTTCAAGGACCCATTCCTGCTAGTGGCACTTATAGTTTTGCTTCAACTATGCATGGAAT GTATGTTTCTAGAGAGAATGCAACTGGCTTGTGCCGTTCACCTCAGTTAAAATTAGCAGACTTTTCATATAACTTTTTAGTTGGTAGCATACCAAAATGCCTGGAGTATCTTCCAAG GTTAAGCTTTCAAGGAAACTGCCTCCAGAGCAATGATCCAAAGCAGCGGCCTTCCACACAATGTGGTGGTGCTTCACCTGCCAAGAGTCAGCCAGTCGCCAGCAACGAATACCACCAAATAGCTGATCATGCACGCAAACATCACGGAGCTTCGGAACCTACTTGGCTTTTGGCTCTAGAAATAGTAGCAGGAACTATGGTCGGTTCTCTCTTTCTAGTTGCGGCTCTCGCTACTGTTCAAAGATGCAACAACAAATCATCTATCATTATTCCTTGGAAAAAATCTTCCAGCCTGAAAGATCACACTGCAGTATATATAG ACCCGGATATGCTAAAGGATGTGAGAAGGTATAGCAGACAAGAGCTTGAAGAGGCGTGCGAAGACTTCAGCAACATAATTGGGTCCTCACCGGACAGTGTGGTCTACAAGGGAACCATGAAAGGTGGACCTGAGATCGCTGTAATTTCTCTCTGCATCAAGGAGGAGAGTTGGACAGGATATCTGGAACTCTACTTCCAGAGAGAG GTGGCAGAATTGGCAAAGTTAGATCATGAGAATACTGGAAAACTACTGGGATATTGTAGAGAGAGCAATCCGTTTTCAAGGATGTTGGTTTTTGATTATGCCTCAAATGGGACACTCCACGAGCATTTACATTGCT ATGAAGAAGGATGCCAGTTCTCCTGGACACGGCGTATGAAAATTGTCATAGGCATTGCACGTGGACTCAAGTATTTGCACACAGAAGTTGAACCTCCGTTCACTATCTCAGAGCTGAATTCTAGTGCTGTATACCTTACAGAAGAATTTTCCCCTAAG TTGGTTGACTTTGAAAGTTGGAAGACAATTCTTGAAAGATCAGAAAAGAATTCCGGTACTATTAGCAGCCAAGGTGCTGTTTGTGTTCTTCCAAACTCCCTCGAGGCACGCCATCTTGATACCAACGGGAACGTACATGCTTTTGGAGTACTTCTACTAGAGATAATCAGTGGGCGGCTTCCACACTGTAAGGAGAAAGGTTACTTGGTAGATTGG GCGAAAGACTATCTTGAAAAGCCAGAAGTAATGTCACATTTGGTGAATCCTGAACTGAAGAATTTTAGACAGGATGACCTCAAAGTGATATGCGAGGTGATAGCTCTATGTATCAATCCTGATACAGCTGTGCGTCCATCTATGCGGGAATTATATAGCATGCTGGAGAGCAGAATCGACACAACAGTAAGCGTGGATCTCAAGTCGACGTCATCTTTGGCTTGGGCTGAACTTGCACTTTTATCATAA
- the LOC127120725 gene encoding actin-depolymerizing factor 7 isoform X2 has product MANAASGMAVHDDCKLKFQELKAKRSYRFIVFKIEQQQVVIDKIGDPTETYDDFQASLPADECRYAVYDFDFTTAENCQKSKIYFIAWSPEISRVRMKMVYASSKDRFKRELDGIQVELQATDPSEMSLDIVKGRAL; this is encoded by the exons ATG GCAAATGCAGCGTCCGGAATGGCAGTGCACGATGATTGCAAACTGAAGTTCCAAGAGCTTAAAGCGAAGAGGAGTTATCGATTCATTGTGTTCAAAATTGAGCAACAACAAGTCGTGATAGACAAAATAGGGGATCCGACGGAAACCTATGACGATTTTCAGGCCAGTTTGCCAGCTGATGAGTGTCGTTATGCCGTCTATGATTTTGATTTCACAACTGCAGAGAATTGCCAGAAAAGCAAGATCTACTTCATAGCATG GTCACCAGAAATTTCAAGGGTGAGGATGAAGATGGTGTATGCAAGTTCCAAGGATAGATTCAAGAGAGAGTTGGATGGCATTCAAGTTGAACTGCAAGCAACTGATCCAAGTGAGATGAGCTTGGACATTGTGAAAGGGCGAGCCCTCTGA
- the LOC127120725 gene encoding actin-depolymerizing factor 7 isoform X1 has translation MVQANAASGMAVHDDCKLKFQELKAKRSYRFIVFKIEQQQVVIDKIGDPTETYDDFQASLPADECRYAVYDFDFTTAENCQKSKIYFIAWSPEISRVRMKMVYASSKDRFKRELDGIQVELQATDPSEMSLDIVKGRAL, from the exons ATGGTGCAGGCAAATGCAGCGTCCGGAATGGCAGTGCACGATGATTGCAAACTGAAGTTCCAAGAGCTTAAAGCGAAGAGGAGTTATCGATTCATTGTGTTCAAAATTGAGCAACAACAAGTCGTGATAGACAAAATAGGGGATCCGACGGAAACCTATGACGATTTTCAGGCCAGTTTGCCAGCTGATGAGTGTCGTTATGCCGTCTATGATTTTGATTTCACAACTGCAGAGAATTGCCAGAAAAGCAAGATCTACTTCATAGCATG GTCACCAGAAATTTCAAGGGTGAGGATGAAGATGGTGTATGCAAGTTCCAAGGATAGATTCAAGAGAGAGTTGGATGGCATTCAAGTTGAACTGCAAGCAACTGATCCAAGTGAGATGAGCTTGGACATTGTGAAAGGGCGAGCCCTCTGA